In Myxococcales bacterium, one genomic interval encodes:
- a CDS encoding sigma 54-interacting transcriptional regulator, whose product MSRERSRAARGLPVPGATCEDLLVAAQAALDRADFRGARALAERAVARADRDPRDGARAASRRLLATALLLDDDATEAERVAAEAVRVARTARSYRDEALGELVLADVRRAAGEYIAGLKHAARARTLAARAKDPATERVVLADYALLLGRLGDHERAREAFELLLATPLDDLPPSRAFRVLYNLAGVHRAAGRFSEAFVVLGQAADLADGGAGGHADWALRHARVQTLLDVGAFSAADAILGEAAFDDDAPSWQRAQHLALEATLALEGTGDPRRAVALAEQGLALPALLRPVRFALEKVRADAHLALGGRAEAERVGIALMGPQANAGIRLHAAEALALAARAGPPGAWLLRWLGALAIAGSGAAGRVEHEACAALVSEPDPIGSLARATLPVLRARLVDRTPTEHRAPFRRLLRRIERRLAEQRAHGASTAADARVSEPVRRAMTSVGLVGESPALLGSVATLARAARSATSVLLLGETGAGKELFARLVHQISERARGPFVAINCGAVPEPLLEAELFGHERGAFTGAERARRGLFEEAEGGTLFLDEVAEMTPQMQVKLLRVLEDREVRALGGGRARKVDLRVVAATHRALPELVERGAFRQDLYYRLAALTVPVPSLRERMEDIPLVARALLAREPGTRAHTLDVPALTSLTEHAWPGNVRELGNVLRAAAALADGLVIGRPDITAAMARAPAGGPRAERELRETTLSALRARHQAELRELVGRAIAAADGNKREAARALGLSRQGLYRVLERGE is encoded by the coding sequence ATGTCCCGCGAACGATCCCGCGCCGCGCGGGGCCTGCCCGTCCCGGGCGCCACCTGCGAGGACCTCCTCGTGGCCGCGCAGGCCGCCCTCGACCGCGCAGACTTTCGCGGCGCGCGCGCGCTCGCGGAGCGCGCGGTGGCGCGCGCCGATCGTGACCCGCGCGACGGCGCCCGCGCCGCGAGCCGCCGGCTGCTCGCGACGGCGCTCCTGCTCGACGACGACGCGACCGAGGCCGAGCGCGTCGCGGCCGAGGCGGTGCGCGTCGCCCGGACCGCGCGCTCGTACCGCGACGAGGCGCTCGGGGAGCTCGTGCTCGCCGACGTGCGCCGCGCGGCCGGCGAGTACATCGCGGGGCTGAAGCACGCCGCCCGCGCGCGCACCCTCGCGGCCCGCGCGAAGGATCCCGCGACCGAGCGGGTGGTGCTCGCCGACTATGCGCTGCTGCTCGGCCGGCTCGGCGATCACGAGCGCGCCCGCGAGGCGTTCGAGCTGCTCCTCGCGACGCCGCTCGACGACCTGCCGCCGTCGCGCGCATTTCGTGTACTCTACAACCTGGCGGGCGTGCACCGCGCCGCGGGCCGCTTCTCGGAGGCCTTCGTGGTGCTCGGCCAGGCCGCGGACCTCGCGGATGGGGGCGCCGGCGGGCACGCCGACTGGGCGCTGCGCCACGCGCGCGTGCAGACCCTGCTCGACGTGGGCGCGTTCTCAGCGGCCGACGCCATCTTGGGCGAGGCGGCGTTCGACGACGACGCGCCGTCGTGGCAGCGCGCGCAGCACCTCGCCCTGGAGGCGACGCTCGCCCTCGAGGGCACGGGCGACCCGCGCCGCGCCGTCGCGCTCGCCGAGCAGGGGCTCGCGCTCCCCGCGCTGCTGCGGCCCGTGCGGTTCGCGCTGGAGAAGGTGCGCGCGGACGCCCACCTCGCGCTCGGCGGCCGCGCGGAGGCGGAGCGCGTGGGGATAGCCCTGATGGGGCCCCAGGCGAACGCCGGCATTCGCCTGCACGCCGCCGAGGCCCTCGCGCTCGCGGCGCGGGCCGGACCGCCCGGGGCCTGGCTCCTCCGCTGGCTCGGCGCGCTCGCGATCGCGGGGAGCGGCGCGGCGGGCCGGGTGGAGCACGAGGCGTGCGCCGCCCTCGTGAGCGAGCCCGACCCGATCGGGAGCCTCGCCCGCGCGACGCTGCCCGTGCTGCGCGCTCGCCTCGTCGACCGCACGCCCACCGAGCACCGCGCCCCCTTCCGGCGCCTGCTCCGCCGCATCGAGCGCCGCCTCGCCGAGCAGCGCGCCCATGGGGCCTCCACAGCCGCGGACGCGCGGGTCAGTGAGCCGGTGCGCCGCGCGATGACGAGCGTCGGTCTCGTGGGCGAGTCTCCCGCGCTCCTCGGGAGCGTCGCGACCCTCGCGCGCGCCGCCCGCAGCGCCACGAGCGTGCTGCTCCTCGGCGAGACCGGCGCCGGCAAGGAGCTGTTCGCGCGCCTCGTCCACCAGATCTCCGAGCGCGCTCGAGGGCCCTTCGTCGCCATCAACTGCGGCGCCGTGCCCGAGCCGCTGCTCGAGGCGGAGCTCTTCGGCCACGAGCGCGGCGCGTTCACGGGGGCCGAGCGCGCCCGCCGCGGGCTCTTCGAGGAGGCCGAGGGCGGGACGCTGTTCCTCGACGAAGTCGCTGAAATGACTCCACAAATGCAGGTCAAGCTGCTCCGGGTCCTCGAGGACCGGGAGGTGCGCGCGCTCGGGGGTGGTCGGGCCCGCAAGGTGGACCTCCGGGTCGTCGCCGCGACGCACCGCGCGCTGCCGGAGCTCGTCGAGCGGGGCGCCTTCCGGCAGGACCTGTACTACCGCCTCGCCGCGCTGACCGTGCCCGTGCCCTCGCTCCGCGAGCGCATGGAGGACATCCCCCTCGTCGCGCGGGCCCTCCTCGCGCGCGAGCCCGGCACGCGCGCCCACACGCTCGACGTGCCGGCGCTCACCTCGCTCACCGAGCACGCGTGGCCCGGGAACGTCCGCGAGCTCGGCAACGTGCTCCGCGCGGCGGCGGCCCTCGCCGACGGCCTCGTGATCGGGCGCCCCGACATCACCGCCGCGATGGCGCGCGCGCCCGCGGGAGGTCCGCGCGCCGAGCGCGAGCTCCGCGAGACCACGCTCTCGGCGCTGCGCGCGAGGCACCAGGCCGAGCTCCGCGAGCTCGTGGGTCGCGCGATCGCCGCCGCCGACGGCAACAAGCGCGAGGCCGCCCGCGCCCTCGGCCTCAGCCGCCAGGGGCTCTACCGCGTGCTCGAGCGCGGCGAATGA
- a CDS encoding serine/threonine protein kinase, whose product MATPVTKDRRVGTRVGKYLLESIIGLGGMATVYAVADDRGTRFAMKVLHRPLTADDVAVARFFEEAYLANSVKHPGVCVVVDDGVSEADRCPYLVMELLAGQTLEDRLAEEGCLTIGESLDIAIALADTLSQVHGAGIVHRDLKPPNVFLTAAGVKLLDFGVGKSRAIAMKTAAGSLLGTPAYMAPEQAQGASVVDGRADVFSLGAVLFQCLVGERVHEGQDDYSAWFAAATQPARSLAVPAPEAPPALVTLVDKALAYDREQRWPTAGELRVEALRVRATLSDEQAQSRRRAARDGSFFRMLDDLHVPSLREPKG is encoded by the coding sequence ATGGCGACACCCGTGACCAAGGACAGGCGCGTCGGAACGCGCGTGGGGAAATACCTCCTCGAGAGCATCATCGGCCTCGGCGGGATGGCCACGGTCTACGCTGTCGCCGACGACCGCGGGACGCGCTTCGCGATGAAGGTCCTCCACCGCCCGCTCACCGCCGACGACGTGGCGGTCGCGAGGTTCTTCGAGGAGGCCTACCTCGCCAACAGCGTGAAGCACCCCGGCGTGTGCGTCGTGGTCGACGACGGCGTCTCCGAGGCCGACCGGTGCCCCTACCTCGTCATGGAGCTGCTCGCGGGGCAGACCCTCGAGGACCGGCTCGCGGAGGAGGGGTGCCTCACGATCGGCGAGTCGCTCGACATCGCCATCGCGCTCGCCGACACGCTGAGCCAGGTCCACGGCGCGGGCATCGTCCACCGCGACCTCAAGCCGCCGAACGTGTTCCTCACGGCCGCCGGCGTGAAGCTCCTCGACTTCGGCGTAGGCAAGAGCCGCGCGATCGCCATGAAGACCGCGGCCGGGTCGCTGCTCGGCACCCCCGCGTACATGGCGCCCGAGCAGGCGCAGGGCGCGAGCGTGGTCGACGGGCGCGCCGACGTCTTCTCGCTGGGGGCGGTGCTCTTCCAGTGCCTCGTGGGCGAGCGCGTCCACGAGGGCCAGGACGACTACTCGGCCTGGTTCGCCGCGGCCACCCAGCCGGCGCGCTCCCTCGCGGTGCCCGCCCCCGAGGCGCCGCCGGCCCTCGTGACCCTCGTCGACAAGGCCCTCGCCTACGACCGCGAGCAGCGGTGGCCCACCGCTGGCGAGCTGCGCGTCGAGGCGCTCCGCGTGCGCGCCACCCTGAGCGACGAGCAGGCGCAGTCGCGCCGGCGTGCGGCCCGCGACGGCTCGTTCTTTCGCATGCTCGACGACCTCCACGTGCCGTCGCTCCGCGAGCCCAAGGGGTGA